Proteins found in one Panicum hallii strain FIL2 chromosome 4, PHallii_v3.1, whole genome shotgun sequence genomic segment:
- the LOC112890665 gene encoding uncharacterized protein LOC112890665 isoform X1 — protein MFRPKLPSPSRPWRPCLLPGAPPTRPRIPATALPGRRRFLPPSAASASGSPPSRNSPLPPARTSSKNKSPDEIGRWKKVPPGMRESAVHETEDPSPSPPRTALLSARRRARAACRKVTSWVPRKARSVVLLNLVTLIFASNISVVKEAETLLDPDLFNMLRFTIAVIPFAPLLLKSLRDMRILVRGVELGLWVSMAYLAQAVGLLTADAGRSSFISALTVIIVPFLDGLVGAEVPAYTWFGAVLSLLGVAMLELSGSPPCVGDLLNLLSAFSFAIHMLRTEHISRNMKKENFSTLVGCEVFVVALVSAATYILKCFIRNVQHWHFKSWPPTELFGMAMSLPWPAILYTGIFSTSFCLWAEVAAMRDVSATETAIIYGLEPVWGAAFAWVMLGERWGMAGFVGAILIIVGSLMVQILGSIPDTSRGNTYQMNS, from the exons ATGTTCCGTCCCAAGCTTCCGAGCCCTTCCCGCCCATGGCGCCCTTGCCTTCTACCAGGCGCGCCTCCCACTCGCCCTCGCATCCCCGCGACGGCCCTCCCAGGACGACGGCGCTTCCTTCCGCCgtcggccgcctccgcctccggctCTCCTCCGTCTAGGAATTCCCCACTTCCTCCAGCGAGGACGTCATCGAAGAATAAGTCGCCGGATGAGATTGGGAGGTGGAAGAAGGTTCCTCCTGGGATGCGCGAGTCCGCCGTCCATGAAACTGAAgacccgtcgccgtcgccgccgcggacGGCCCTGTTGTCGGCGAGGCGGAGGGCGCGCGCTGCGTGCCGGAAGGTGACATCTTGGGTGCCCAGGAAGGCCAGGAGCGTCGTATTGCTCAATCTGGTCACCCTTATCTTTG CTAGCAACATTTCGGTTGTGAAAGAGGCAGAGACTCTGTTGGACCCTGACCTTTTCAATATGTTAAGGTTCACTATAGCAGTCATCCCGTTTGCACCTTTGTTACTAAAGTCACTGAGAGATATGCGAATCCTTGTTAGAGGAGTAGAGTTGGGCCTTTGGGTAAGCATGGCCTACCTGGCTCAGGCTGTTGGGCTACTAACCGCTGACGCTGGCCGTTCATCTTTCATTTCTGCACTCACT GTTATCATTGTCCCTTTCTTGGATGGTCTTGTTGGGGCAGAAGTACCTGCATATACATGGTTTGGAGCAGTTTTATCACTTCTTGGTGTTGCTATGCTGGAGCTAAGTGGTTCTCCACCATGT GTTGGTGATCTTCTAAACCTCCTGAGTGCCTTTTCTTTTGCAATTCATATGCTCAGAACCGAGCATATTTCCAGAAATATGAAGAAAGAGAATTTCTCAACTCTTGTTGGATGTGAG GTGTTTGTTGTAGCTCTCGTATCAGCAGCCACATACATTTTGAAATGCTTCATCCGGAATGTGCAACACTGGCATTTCAAATCATGGCCACCAACGGAGTTATTTGGTATGGCGATGTCATTGCCCTGGCCAGCAATTCTTTACACAGGAATATTCTCAACTTCGTTTTGTTTATGGGCAGAG GTGGCTGCTATGCGTGATGTATCAGCTACAGAAACTGCAATAATTTATGGTCTAGAACCAGTGTGGGGTGCTGCCTTTGCATGGGTGATGCTTGGTGAGAGATGGGGCATGGCAGGATTTGTTGGAGCTATTTTAATCATAG TCGGTAGCTTGATGGTTCAGATATTGGGATCAATCCCAGATACATCGAGAGGGAACACTTACCAGATGAACAGCTGA
- the LOC112890665 gene encoding uncharacterized protein LOC112890665 isoform X2 has translation MFRPKLPSPSRPWRPCLLPGAPPTRPRIPATALPGRRRFLPPSAASASGSPPSRNSPLPPARTSSKNKSPDEIGRWKKVPPGMRESAVHETEDPSPSPPRTALLSARRRARAACRKVTSWVPRKARSVVLLNLVTLIFASNISVVKEAETLLDPDLFNMLRGVELGLWVSMAYLAQAVGLLTADAGRSSFISALTVIIVPFLDGLVGAEVPAYTWFGAVLSLLGVAMLELSGSPPCVGDLLNLLSAFSFAIHMLRTEHISRNMKKENFSTLVGCEVFVVALVSAATYILKCFIRNVQHWHFKSWPPTELFGMAMSLPWPAILYTGIFSTSFCLWAEVAAMRDVSATETAIIYGLEPVWGAAFAWVMLGERWGMAGFVGAILIIVGSLMVQILGSIPDTSRGNTYQMNS, from the exons ATGTTCCGTCCCAAGCTTCCGAGCCCTTCCCGCCCATGGCGCCCTTGCCTTCTACCAGGCGCGCCTCCCACTCGCCCTCGCATCCCCGCGACGGCCCTCCCAGGACGACGGCGCTTCCTTCCGCCgtcggccgcctccgcctccggctCTCCTCCGTCTAGGAATTCCCCACTTCCTCCAGCGAGGACGTCATCGAAGAATAAGTCGCCGGATGAGATTGGGAGGTGGAAGAAGGTTCCTCCTGGGATGCGCGAGTCCGCCGTCCATGAAACTGAAgacccgtcgccgtcgccgccgcggacGGCCCTGTTGTCGGCGAGGCGGAGGGCGCGCGCTGCGTGCCGGAAGGTGACATCTTGGGTGCCCAGGAAGGCCAGGAGCGTCGTATTGCTCAATCTGGTCACCCTTATCTTTG CTAGCAACATTTCGGTTGTGAAAGAGGCAGAGACTCTGTTGGACCCTGACCTTTTCAATATGTTAAG AGGAGTAGAGTTGGGCCTTTGGGTAAGCATGGCCTACCTGGCTCAGGCTGTTGGGCTACTAACCGCTGACGCTGGCCGTTCATCTTTCATTTCTGCACTCACT GTTATCATTGTCCCTTTCTTGGATGGTCTTGTTGGGGCAGAAGTACCTGCATATACATGGTTTGGAGCAGTTTTATCACTTCTTGGTGTTGCTATGCTGGAGCTAAGTGGTTCTCCACCATGT GTTGGTGATCTTCTAAACCTCCTGAGTGCCTTTTCTTTTGCAATTCATATGCTCAGAACCGAGCATATTTCCAGAAATATGAAGAAAGAGAATTTCTCAACTCTTGTTGGATGTGAG GTGTTTGTTGTAGCTCTCGTATCAGCAGCCACATACATTTTGAAATGCTTCATCCGGAATGTGCAACACTGGCATTTCAAATCATGGCCACCAACGGAGTTATTTGGTATGGCGATGTCATTGCCCTGGCCAGCAATTCTTTACACAGGAATATTCTCAACTTCGTTTTGTTTATGGGCAGAG GTGGCTGCTATGCGTGATGTATCAGCTACAGAAACTGCAATAATTTATGGTCTAGAACCAGTGTGGGGTGCTGCCTTTGCATGGGTGATGCTTGGTGAGAGATGGGGCATGGCAGGATTTGTTGGAGCTATTTTAATCATAG TCGGTAGCTTGATGGTTCAGATATTGGGATCAATCCCAGATACATCGAGAGGGAACACTTACCAGATGAACAGCTGA
- the LOC112890664 gene encoding uncharacterized protein LOC112890664 isoform X2, translating to MGARAAGPGLPALLAGALLLNSAFFPSASAASSFPARIAGRIVSTTASAVARQLWSLKSAATKTAGTAVAGRSMVRYEGGYAVDTVFDGSKLGIEPHVVEVTPAGDLLVLDSINSNIYRVQLPLSPYSRPKLLAGSPEGLSGHVDGRLREARMNHPKGFAVDDRGNIYVADAMNMAIRKISDTGVTTIAGGKSIRGGHIDGPSDDAKFSTDFEIRYISSSCSLMIIDRGNQAIREIPLHDDDCAYQYEAGFPLGVALLFAAGFFGYMLALLQRRVLGMASTADEPQIPPRPSIASIPPYQKPLNPYVRPPLLPREDEATKQETEEGFFTSVGKLIGGAKSSMAEIFGSRKKRLNNQYHHQQRRANPWPVQDSYAIPHDETPPLLDTRAPTPQKNYAFMTKEPEKIHHARHGRPFFNGWDDHHHHPQQRQPEQQLYHQQQHLQQHRQYSTGPQTFYEQSCEAKNEIVFGAVQEVDSKRRMVEIKAVNYGDTFYEQYGMRYRNNYIGYNSNTY from the exons ATGGGGGCCAGGGCCGCGGGGCCAGGCCTGCCGGCGCTCCTGGCCGGCGCGCTCCTGCTCAATAGCGCCTTCTTCCCGTCCGCGTCCGCCGCGTCCTCCTTCCCCGCAA GGATTGCGGGCAGGATCGTGTCCACCACGGCGTCGGCGGTGGCCAGGCAGCTCTGGTCGCTCAAATCGGCCGCCACCAAGACGG CGGGGACGGCGGTGGCGGGGCGGTCCATGGTGCGGTACGAGGGCGGGTACGCGGTGGACACGGTGTTCGACGGCAGCAAGCTGGGGATCGAGCCGCACGTCGTCGAGGTCACCCCTGCCGGCGACCTGCTCGTGCTCGACTCCATCAACAGCAACATCTACAGGGTCCAGCTGCCGCTGTCACCAT ATAGCAGGCCAAAGCTTCTTGCTGGTTCTCCAGAAGGTTTATCTGGTCATGTGGATGGAAGGCTGCGAGAAGCGAGGATGAACCATCCTAAGGGGTTCGCTGTGGATGATAGGGGCAACATTTATGTTGCAGACGCTATGAACATGGCAATAAGAAAGATCAGTGATACAG GGGTTACAACCATTGCTGGAGGAAAATCAATTAGAGGAGGACACATAGATGGGCCTAGTGATGATGCAAAATTCTCAACTGATTTTGAGATTCGGTACATCAGTAGCAGCTGCTCCCTCATGATCATTGACAGAGGAAACCAAGCAATTCGGGAGATTCCACTCCATGATGATGACTGTGCGTATCAGTATGAAGCTGGTTTTCCTCTAG GAGTTGCATTGCTTTTTGCTGCTGGTTTCTTTGGCTATATGCTTGCATTGCTCCAACGACGGGTTTTGGGGATGGCATCAACAGCAGAT GAACCTCAAATTCCTCCAAGACCCAGCATTGCAAGTATCCCTCCGTATCAGAAGCCTTTAAATCCTTATGTTCGTCCCCCACTACTCCCAAGGGAAGATGAAGCTACGAAACAGGAAACTGAAGAGGGGTTCTTCACCTCAGTCGGCAAACTCATTGGAGGGGCAAAATCATCCATGGCAGAGATATTTGGTTCCAGAAAGAAGCGCCTGAACAACCAGTACCATCACCAGCAGCGAAGAGCTAACCCATGGCCAGTGCAAGATAGCTATGCTATCCCACATGACGAGACGCCTCCACTGCTGGACACCAGAGCACCAACCCCTCAGAAGAACTATGCGTTCATGACAAAGGAGCCTGAGAAGATCCACCATGCCCGACACGGGCGCCCTTTTTTCAATGGCTGGgacgaccaccaccaccatcctCAGCAGCGGCAGCCAGAGCAGCAACTGTATCACCAGCAGCAACACCTGCAGCAGCACAGGCAGTACTCCACAGGCCCGCAGACATTCTATGAGCAGAGCTGTGAGGCAAAGAACGAGATCGTCTTTGGTGCGGTCCAGGAGGTGGACAGCAAACGGCGCATGGTGGAGATCAAGGCCGTGAACTATGGAGACACATTCTATGAGCAGTACGGGATGCGGTACCGCAACAACTACATCGGCTACAACAGCAACACCTATTGA
- the LOC112890664 gene encoding uncharacterized protein LOC112890664 isoform X1 has protein sequence MGARAAGPGLPALLAGALLLNSAFFPSASAASSFPARIAGRIVSTTASAVARQLWSLKSAATKTAAGTAVAGRSMVRYEGGYAVDTVFDGSKLGIEPHVVEVTPAGDLLVLDSINSNIYRVQLPLSPYSRPKLLAGSPEGLSGHVDGRLREARMNHPKGFAVDDRGNIYVADAMNMAIRKISDTGVTTIAGGKSIRGGHIDGPSDDAKFSTDFEIRYISSSCSLMIIDRGNQAIREIPLHDDDCAYQYEAGFPLGVALLFAAGFFGYMLALLQRRVLGMASTADEPQIPPRPSIASIPPYQKPLNPYVRPPLLPREDEATKQETEEGFFTSVGKLIGGAKSSMAEIFGSRKKRLNNQYHHQQRRANPWPVQDSYAIPHDETPPLLDTRAPTPQKNYAFMTKEPEKIHHARHGRPFFNGWDDHHHHPQQRQPEQQLYHQQQHLQQHRQYSTGPQTFYEQSCEAKNEIVFGAVQEVDSKRRMVEIKAVNYGDTFYEQYGMRYRNNYIGYNSNTY, from the exons ATGGGGGCCAGGGCCGCGGGGCCAGGCCTGCCGGCGCTCCTGGCCGGCGCGCTCCTGCTCAATAGCGCCTTCTTCCCGTCCGCGTCCGCCGCGTCCTCCTTCCCCGCAA GGATTGCGGGCAGGATCGTGTCCACCACGGCGTCGGCGGTGGCCAGGCAGCTCTGGTCGCTCAAATCGGCCGCCACCAAGACGG CAGCGGGGACGGCGGTGGCGGGGCGGTCCATGGTGCGGTACGAGGGCGGGTACGCGGTGGACACGGTGTTCGACGGCAGCAAGCTGGGGATCGAGCCGCACGTCGTCGAGGTCACCCCTGCCGGCGACCTGCTCGTGCTCGACTCCATCAACAGCAACATCTACAGGGTCCAGCTGCCGCTGTCACCAT ATAGCAGGCCAAAGCTTCTTGCTGGTTCTCCAGAAGGTTTATCTGGTCATGTGGATGGAAGGCTGCGAGAAGCGAGGATGAACCATCCTAAGGGGTTCGCTGTGGATGATAGGGGCAACATTTATGTTGCAGACGCTATGAACATGGCAATAAGAAAGATCAGTGATACAG GGGTTACAACCATTGCTGGAGGAAAATCAATTAGAGGAGGACACATAGATGGGCCTAGTGATGATGCAAAATTCTCAACTGATTTTGAGATTCGGTACATCAGTAGCAGCTGCTCCCTCATGATCATTGACAGAGGAAACCAAGCAATTCGGGAGATTCCACTCCATGATGATGACTGTGCGTATCAGTATGAAGCTGGTTTTCCTCTAG GAGTTGCATTGCTTTTTGCTGCTGGTTTCTTTGGCTATATGCTTGCATTGCTCCAACGACGGGTTTTGGGGATGGCATCAACAGCAGAT GAACCTCAAATTCCTCCAAGACCCAGCATTGCAAGTATCCCTCCGTATCAGAAGCCTTTAAATCCTTATGTTCGTCCCCCACTACTCCCAAGGGAAGATGAAGCTACGAAACAGGAAACTGAAGAGGGGTTCTTCACCTCAGTCGGCAAACTCATTGGAGGGGCAAAATCATCCATGGCAGAGATATTTGGTTCCAGAAAGAAGCGCCTGAACAACCAGTACCATCACCAGCAGCGAAGAGCTAACCCATGGCCAGTGCAAGATAGCTATGCTATCCCACATGACGAGACGCCTCCACTGCTGGACACCAGAGCACCAACCCCTCAGAAGAACTATGCGTTCATGACAAAGGAGCCTGAGAAGATCCACCATGCCCGACACGGGCGCCCTTTTTTCAATGGCTGGgacgaccaccaccaccatcctCAGCAGCGGCAGCCAGAGCAGCAACTGTATCACCAGCAGCAACACCTGCAGCAGCACAGGCAGTACTCCACAGGCCCGCAGACATTCTATGAGCAGAGCTGTGAGGCAAAGAACGAGATCGTCTTTGGTGCGGTCCAGGAGGTGGACAGCAAACGGCGCATGGTGGAGATCAAGGCCGTGAACTATGGAGACACATTCTATGAGCAGTACGGGATGCGGTACCGCAACAACTACATCGGCTACAACAGCAACACCTATTGA